The genomic window TGCGGTATGTATGACATAGTGTGCACAACATGAATGCATGTTGTTAATAATTTTGGCCATGAATcttaatattatttgattttcatatATATAATAGAAGTGttgcatatattagaaaaatttaaatacttaattttaaatttattttcatatccatgATACTTATTTCACATATTTCAAAAGATTTCTATGCTTAAAGTTTAAATTTATTTCCCTAAtgtaagtgttacaaattttaaaagattttaaacacttaaaattgatgtttgaatttaaatttaggcTGACTTGTACATCATAGCATATGCATTATAGGATCCTATGTACATATTATTGGCCTTTGTAATATGCCATTTCAGGCATACTATAAGATCTTTATTGAGATGGTCATTGAGGACATTATGGGTCTTTTCAGAATTGGTTAGACAAAACGTATATAAAAGCTCCAGATCCAAGGTCCTGAATACAAGACAGAATCAAAATCTTGTACGAATTATTTACTATTTCAAGTCCttctattattttactatattttGAGAGCATCTCTTCCTTTCTCAATTTTCTTCTATTAACTTCTCTTATTTTCTCACAATTGAAAGATTCTTTTGGATTGAATTTTCATGCAATTATGCTTGTGATGGGAggttttggagtaaccttggttTGTAGTACTTTGAGGATGATCTTGTTAAATACCTATACAAGAGGATGAAATTTGTTTTTGAAGAGAATTGGAAGTGAAGATATGAGGAGGCTGGGGTTAGGATTTTTCGCTTAGAATAGATAGCCTAAGAGACCACATCTTCACCCTTGAGCctcttgtactaattgaagtggctAAAATGGTTGGTGTCAACTTTTGTTTGTTTTCTTTTAGCATCAAGAATCGGCAATTCTTAATCTAGAAATACAATATAGACCCCGATTATCCtttctattttgatctccatTGGTGACATTTTTCTCTTGTAAAGGTGATATTGAGaagagctaaaaaaaaaaaaaaaaaaaaatcttcatctcTATCTCTCCtcctaactctctctctctctctccctcccttttttttttcttcttttcttattttcttcttctctcttcttctctcactCGCTCAAAAGCATCATGGAACCCATTATTTTATACCCTTTAAGCCATATAACTCTTTCATATACCATAAGAAACCACCACAGCAACACCCCACCCTCTCAATTTTTTCCTTTCTAGCAAAATCTCACAATCTCTCCCTAATTAAGGTGGGGCCGAAGTTGGAAATGAAGTGTGATTCGAGGTTCTCATATTTACAGAATTTATATAGAAGTCCTAATTTGACtctttttttaattgcatgtcaTAAAATCAGCTATCACAATATCCTTCATCTTGGTTTCCATTGCCAAGCTAACCAAAAGATCTAGTGATGCCTAGAATCTATTACCTATCAAAGAACATTCCCTCCCCTAGAGGTAATAGCTAGCTCAACTCCTAGCTTGCAACAAACCCTAGTAccaattaaaatctatttattcTGCTATCTAAGCTCTTTTTCAGAAATCTTTTAGGGAATCTCGTGCTGACTGTGGCTTCAAATGAGAAATTCTTTCTTGTGACCTGATGGTATTGACTCGCTTTGATCTAAGAGTCACAAAGGAAAGAGAGATTCTACAACCGCAGGTGCGAAGTGCGGTAGGCCTGTACCGGGGGAACCCTCAAAGATCATTTATCCAAAACTGCACCATCTCGAGCATCACATCTCCAACTCACTGCACACATCATCAGAACTCCACCTACAACCATATTTCTGATCATTAGTACCATGATGCCATATGTTATCTTTAGAACTCTACCTCACACTAAATATTCATAGCCACCAGAGCCTAATGCACAAGTGAAATTAGAATCCCACATATCTCTGGGACATACCATGCCCCTACTCAGTATACGCACTGCCATGAAACATTTGGAAATTCATTTTCTCTACACTACCTATCTCACAAACTAAACCATGCATTAACTGAATCGTAGTAGACTTCCCTAACCTCAAAGGAATTGAACCAATCACTCCTACAGCAAACATGGTAAGAACTTCTAGCATCCAAAAATCCATACATCATTATACATGCTCATACTTTTGGAGGCTTTAAGAATTTTTCCAGCATCAATGTCGTTAGCAGGCACAGACGCCATCATCGTATCTACAGAATCACCACCATTCTTCTACATCTAGGCATGTGGTCATATTCTTTAGACTGATAGCACCGTGCCTTGCCCTCTCTCTAGACTTGGATCTCAACAATCTACTACCACAACCGTTCTCCAGTGATCTTCCCCTCGTTACTAAAATGGTTACATAGTTCTAGTGTTACTAAATCATAATTCTTCTTGACCGATCATTCATTTAACATTTTACACTATCACCTCTAGTATGCAGGTTCTTAGTGGCTGCATACCagtagaagaagttgagaattcaCACTTGCGTTTACATACAATTGAAGACAGAAAATAACCATTCTACCAAACGAAGACAGAGAATGACTTCTTAGTGAATCATCACATGAGTTATTGTGTCATCCATTACCATCAATTAAAGGAAGCAGAAGTTTCCCATCTAATATAGATGATGTTCACTTCACTGACTTCGTTGCTCATGCCATACCTACATGTTTACATTTGAATTAATGCTCGAAAGGGCTTCAATTCTAAGTCTAGCagctctatttttcttttcaaatggTCGGTACCATAAGGTCTATGTAAACTATCTTCCAAAGATTCACATCAAACAAGCGTGCCGATCATCTCCATATTTTAGAAGGGTTTGTTCCCCAAAAATACTATTTTCCATCTCCAAAGCTTCATTCCACCCAAACAAAGAGCAAATAAATTTTTCTGGCAGTTTGAACAATATTTACACGGCCCGGAGCCCAAGGCCAGAGCTTCTCAGTCATTCGGCCTATTAATACATCAATTCGAAGAAGAACAAACAGCTATGTTGCATAGAGTATGATCCCTAACTTGTGCCACCTCATCTCACCTGACTAGGAGATAAGCTAGGATAAGATAACATGTGGGAAAAGGACTCATTCAAGAAATTACATTTTGCGTGAGCTTCCACTGTGATCTTCTCTTACTCCATAGTCCCCAATTGCTTTCCAATTTGAGCCATTTGATCAAATCCATGTCCACCATGACCATGACAAGCGACAAGGGCCGAATCAGTCCTTTACCTTTACGATCCAAAGATGACATGGCCACCATTCCAAGTCATCATCACAGAATCATCCTCACGAACAACTTGCATGGAAAAAGTTTATGATCCCAACACCAAGTACTTGATTGACTAAAACAATATGTGGAAATGGGAGTATGGCGTAGCATTTCTAGGATTCAAGCAAAGCACACCAAAGCATGggaaattttgattgttttcgTAGTTGCATGAATCTGtgaaccaaaaagaaaaagatttaggCTATGCACAGCCAGGTGAAAAAGGAGGTAGAGATGAGCTACctttagaaaagaaaaagaggggaaaaggaGGAGAATTGGATGTTCCTTTATTTAAATCCTCTCCGGCATGAGCTCCATACTTCCCTTTCTATCGCACAGGGGATCCCTTCAGTAGTATGTTATCCAGATCTGAGGGTAATTAGAGCTGCACATACACCACAACAAACTTAATTCAAATACGTACATATAGCTTTCAGTTTATGGAATACCCAAAAAATCATCATATAACGTTGTTCTCCGTATTGTTTCGAAGGTTAGATATTTATCGATCCTCCAAGCAATTCTAGGCACAGGATCTTCACCCCAAAACCTAGTCAAACTAGCTCACCTATCCCTTTGGCAAAGGTTACATCACAAAAACCTCTGTCAGTACCATAGATTAACAATGAACCAAAATTACCAGATAACCTTGATAGGGTTTGAACCTCTTACCTCCTAAGAAGATAGGAAGGCCTGTTCCAAGGGTTATTCATGGTGTTTCCTCTATGTTTAATTTGATCAGTAATTTTCACAGGAGAAATGTTACCGTCAtataaaaatctcatgcaaagaaGTTACCAAACTAATTTGCAGCTCTCCTGCAGCTAGGATAATTTGCTTTTACCAAGTCTTTCCCCTCTGTGTATCGATGGTTGTAGGCTATCCAGGGACTTGGCCCAAGCCTACGGCACAACCCTGCAATCTCGTAGTCCCTCGCATTGTCCTTGCACATACTCATTGCGCCCACTTTGCTGACTTGGTGTGACAGGGTTCCAGGTACCCAGAATGGGATTCTTCCACTATTGAGGCCTTTACGAGGAGCAGAGGGTGCGAGATCTTTATGAAACAAAGAAAACTCAGCGTCCAAGTACACAGAGTTGTCAACACTGCAGTACGATGAAGTCTTTATAGTAAAACAGCAGTAGAGAATTTGGAAGTCGAATGATAGTAATTTTGCAATCCCAAACAATACAAGCCCAAGTCATCCGATTTCATGACAAATGAGACAATACTCATGATGAAAGGCAGGCATGTAGATATATGGTTGCAATCTACCAGTCATACCAAATTTCCAAATGGCAAGAATATTTGCTAGCACATAAGGACAGAACCATTATTGAGTTCAAACTAGAATGCATCTTGATGCCTCATACAATCTGGTTTTGAAGATGTTCCATATTGCAAGACTGTCCCTCGTGTCTGATACTTGTTCTCTAGCAGTTGCATAAGAGTCATTGTTCTTCAAATTTATCAGTGAACAATGAAGATGATCTTGAACACATAATGCAAATTATAAGCAAGATGAGTTCCAAGGAGTATGGCCAGATGGATGTGCAAAACAAGCAAGGACACTATCAGAACAAGGACTCTGCCAGTtcctttttttataataataataataataataataagaaaaaaacTTCAACTCACACTTCATCACCCAATCGTACACGAGCTTGTTAACAAGGAAAGCATTTTTTGACAGGGCATGTTCGAAGCTCTATATACTGTAATATTATTTTGCACTTATACTGCAACATCTATTCCAAAAGAAGATTAAGAATAGTTATTTATAGGTAATGACATTtatcttgatttttttatcaaaaagaggagagaaaagccATGAAAGAAGGGGAGAATGGGGAAGAACAAAATGCCAAGCCTTCCGGCAACTTGCTCaccttcccttttttttcttcctttttctcttctcctgaTCTCCTCTCTCTTTATATATCTTGCCCTTTTCAACAGCATGTTCCCCCCCTACTCTAAATAGCTCAACCCTTTGATTGGTTCATTTAGCAAGCAAGGAATGTGAGGAGGGACGGGGGTTGTATCTTTCACTTGAAAAAGGGATTCACTTTCCTTCGCGCGAATCCACCGTTGGACCGCGTAATGATCGTTTCGTAAGCTGTGCGGATAGATGAACGAGAGGGTTCGGCGTGCTTTGAGATTGCACAGGGAACAATCCAACGGTGGATCTAGCGAAAGAAGACCCATCAGTGAACGAGAGGGTTTGGCGTGCTTTGAGATTGCAGAGGGAACAATCCAACGGTGGATCTAGCGAAAGAAGACCCATCATTCTTTCGCGCGACAGATACAACCCGAACTCAAGAGGGGGAGAACAACGAGGCGAGCGCCCCATCTTGCCTGCCCCGGTCCCAACCTCTTCGATCCCCCAACCCcatctgaaatttaaaaattagaaatgaACCCCTTGTAATCACCATTATCCATTAATTTAACGTCTTATTCTTCCTAATTATTATAAATAACCCCACCCCCATTTCCCCCCAAATCCACATCTTCCCTCCTTCCCCCTGCCACCCATATCCCACCACCGCCCCCACCTCTGCCTCCATGTCCTCCATCGCCACCAAAATGCTCCACCGCCTTCTCCTCCCCACCTACattctcctcctctccctcccaTTTCCCCTCCCCGCGGACGCCGCCGTCCCACTCTACTCCAACTCCACCCACCACCCCTACGCCCACCCAGACCCCGAATCCGTCGTCCGCGAAGTCCAAAGGTAATCCCCTCTCAAACCCAGCTTTAATCTCTCATTCTCCTAACAATGCCGCTCACCTCAGGCAAGTGGAGTCCTCCCGGCGGCGAGCCCTGCTCCAGGCCAAGGAGAAAGACCAGTCGTCGTGCCTCACCGGAAACCCGATCGACGACTGCTGGCGTTGTTCCGGCGACTGGCATTCCAACCGGCAGCGGCTTGCCGACTGCGGCTTGGGGTTCGGCCGTGACGCCCTGGGAGGCAAGGGGGGCCCGATCTACGTGGTGACCGACTCCTCCGACCGCGACCCGGTGAACCCCGCCCCCGGCACCCTCCGCTACGGCGCCATCCAGGAGGGCCCACTCTGGATCGTCTTCGCCGGCGACATGACCATCCGCCTCAACGAGGAGCTCATCGTGAACAGCTTCAAGACCATCGACGGCCGCGGCGCCAACGTCCACATCGCCGGCGGCGCCTGCATCACCCTCCAGTACGTCTCCCACGTCATCCTCCACAACCTCCACATCCACCACTGCGTCCCCGCCGGCGAGGCCAACGTCCGCTCCTCCCCGACCCACTACGGCTGGCGCACCCGCTCGGACGGCGACGGCGTCTCCATCTACGGCGGCCGGAACATCTGGGTGGACCATTGCTCCCTGTCCTACTGCACCGACGGCCTGATCGACGCCATcatgggctccaccgccatcaccaTCTCCAACAATTACTTCTCCCACCACAACGAGGTGATGCTCCTGGGGCACAACGACAATTACCCGCTGGACCTCGGGATGCAGGTGACCATCGCCTTCAACCACTTCGGGGAGGAGCTGGTGCAGCGGATGCCGCGCTGCCGCCGCGGGTACATCCACGTCGTCAACAACGACTTCACCCAGTGGGAGATGTACGCCATCGGGGGCAGCGCC from Elaeis guineensis isolate ETL-2024a chromosome 4, EG11, whole genome shotgun sequence includes these protein-coding regions:
- the LOC140850829 gene encoding probable pectate lyase 5, with the translated sequence MSSIATKMLHRLLLPTYILLLSLPFPLPADAAVPLYSNSTHHPYAHPDPESVVREVQRQVESSRRRALLQAKEKDQSSCLTGNPIDDCWRCSGDWHSNRQRLADCGLGFGRDALGGKGGPIYVVTDSSDRDPVNPAPGTLRYGAIQEGPLWIVFAGDMTIRLNEELIVNSFKTIDGRGANVHIAGGACITLQYVSHVILHNLHIHHCVPAGEANVRSSPTHYGWRTRSDGDGVSIYGGRNIWVDHCSLSYCTDGLIDAIMGSTAITISNNYFSHHNEVMLLGHNDNYPLDLGMQVTIAFNHFGEELVQRMPRCRRGYIHVVNNDFTQWEMYAIGGSANPTINSQGNRYTAPSNPNAKEVTKRVDTDEGDWAGWNWRTEGDIMVNGAFFVPSGAGLEATYAKAESVNPKPAALIDQLTMNAGVLGGPRDNDVGTGYAGVNVGGTGSTAYSGGGYGSLGMVFASGAPSPPSHCRCFLFLSSFLIIALLSLLSLHPL